Proteins encoded by one window of Streptomyces sp. NBC_01571:
- a CDS encoding ABC transporter substrate-binding protein encodes MSTTRRRVVATAAVTLTGALLLASCGSSDSGSPDGGTLKLWHYEGPDSAMGVAWNEAIKEFERTHPGVKVKFEEKGFEQIQKTAPMVLNSNDAPDLMEYNKGNATAGLLSKQGLLTDLTAEAAKRGWDKKLSAGVRTTSQYDTNGVMGSGKWYGVPNYAEYTMVFYNKDLFKKYGVAEPTTLDQLTAAMDTFVSKGITPLADAGAEYVAQQYLYQLALSRADRSWVDRYELYKGRTDFHDAAWTYAATTFADWVKKGYISKKSTSLKAEDAGVSFIQGKSPILFSGSWWYGRFQAESKFDWGTFLWPGSNLTLGSGGNLWVVPKGARNKDLAYDFIDITMSRKIQNLLGNKGGVPVGADTAAITDPKAKTLIADFNTLSGKDGLAFYPDWPVAGFYDVLVSETQKLITGSEKPDAYLSALQTAYDKGAPKT; translated from the coding sequence GCTGAAACTGTGGCACTACGAAGGACCGGACAGCGCGATGGGCGTGGCCTGGAACGAGGCCATCAAGGAGTTCGAGAGGACCCACCCGGGCGTCAAGGTGAAGTTCGAGGAGAAGGGCTTCGAACAGATCCAGAAGACCGCCCCGATGGTCCTGAACTCGAACGATGCGCCCGATCTCATGGAGTACAACAAGGGCAACGCGACAGCCGGGCTGCTCTCCAAGCAGGGGCTTCTCACCGACCTGACCGCCGAGGCGGCCAAGCGCGGCTGGGACAAGAAGCTCAGCGCGGGTGTGCGCACCACCAGCCAGTACGACACCAACGGGGTCATGGGCTCCGGCAAGTGGTACGGCGTGCCCAACTACGCCGAGTACACGATGGTGTTCTACAACAAGGACCTCTTCAAGAAGTACGGCGTCGCGGAGCCCACCACCCTCGACCAGCTCACCGCCGCCATGGACACGTTCGTGTCCAAGGGCATCACCCCGCTGGCCGACGCGGGCGCCGAGTACGTGGCCCAGCAGTACCTGTACCAGCTCGCCCTCTCCAGGGCCGACCGCTCGTGGGTCGACAGGTACGAGCTCTACAAGGGCAGGACGGACTTCCACGACGCCGCGTGGACGTACGCCGCCACCACCTTCGCCGACTGGGTGAAGAAGGGGTACATCAGCAAGAAGTCCACCTCGCTCAAGGCCGAGGACGCGGGCGTCTCCTTCATCCAGGGCAAGAGCCCGATCCTGTTCAGCGGCAGCTGGTGGTACGGGCGCTTCCAGGCGGAGAGCAAGTTCGACTGGGGCACCTTCCTCTGGCCGGGCAGCAATCTCACCCTCGGCTCCGGCGGCAACCTCTGGGTCGTCCCCAAGGGCGCCAGGAACAAGGACCTCGCCTACGACTTCATCGACATCACCATGTCGCGGAAGATCCAGAACCTGCTCGGCAACAAGGGCGGGGTCCCGGTGGGCGCCGACACCGCCGCCATCACCGACCCGAAGGCCAAGACCCTGATCGCCGACTTCAACACGCTCTCCGGCAAGGACGGTCTGGCCTTCTACCCGGACTGGCCGGTCGCCGGCTTCTACGACGTCCTCGTCTCCGAGACCCAGAAGCTGATCACCGGGAGCGAGAAACCGGACGCCTATCTGAGCGCGCTGCAGACTGCGTACGACAAGGGCGCGCCGAAGACATGA
- a CDS encoding carbohydrate ABC transporter permease, giving the protein MTATVERGGQVVRRHHGRAAHPRRPRSSYALFLLPGVLAFLAVVVVPFLMNTGVSFTDWQGVGSPKWSGLANYRELMDDSEFWASFRHSLFMVVAMAAVPTALGLVLAAALFDFVGKHFGTRIAAVLRACFYLPQVLPIAVAGIVWSWILAPDNGSLNALLKAVGLGSLQQDWLGDPDLALYSVMGVMVWVQIGFPLVVFMAGLQRVDPQLYEAAELDGAGWWRRFAHITLPQIRPEIYVVLLWCTIAALKVFGAVYVLTKGGPGGATDVPSYFSFTTFFEKTQVGYGAAISTVLTVIILVLALVGLKFQTRAEDAEEGLRA; this is encoded by the coding sequence ATGACGGCTACCGTCGAACGGGGCGGCCAGGTGGTCCGGCGGCACCACGGCCGTGCGGCCCACCCGCGCCGCCCCCGCTCCTCCTACGCCCTCTTCCTGCTCCCCGGCGTCCTCGCCTTCCTCGCGGTGGTCGTCGTCCCATTCCTGATGAACACCGGTGTGAGCTTCACCGACTGGCAGGGCGTCGGCTCCCCGAAGTGGTCGGGGCTCGCCAACTACCGCGAGCTGATGGACGACTCCGAGTTCTGGGCGTCCTTCCGGCACAGCCTCTTCATGGTCGTCGCGATGGCCGCCGTACCGACGGCTCTCGGGCTCGTGCTGGCCGCCGCCCTCTTCGACTTCGTCGGCAAGCACTTCGGCACCAGGATCGCCGCCGTCCTGCGTGCCTGCTTCTACCTCCCCCAGGTCCTGCCCATCGCCGTCGCCGGCATCGTCTGGAGCTGGATCCTCGCCCCCGACAACGGCTCCCTGAACGCACTGCTGAAGGCGGTGGGCCTCGGCTCGCTCCAGCAGGACTGGCTCGGCGACCCCGATCTCGCCCTCTACAGCGTCATGGGCGTGATGGTGTGGGTCCAGATCGGCTTCCCGCTGGTCGTCTTCATGGCGGGGCTGCAACGCGTCGACCCGCAGCTGTACGAGGCGGCGGAGCTGGACGGCGCGGGCTGGTGGCGTCGTTTCGCGCACATCACGCTGCCGCAGATCCGCCCGGAGATCTACGTCGTCCTCCTCTGGTGCACGATCGCCGCGCTCAAGGTGTTCGGCGCGGTGTACGTCCTCACGAAGGGCGGCCCCGGCGGCGCGACCGACGTGCCGTCCTACTTCTCCTTCACCACCTTCTTCGAGAAGACCCAGGTCGGCTACGGCGCCGCGATCTCCACCGTGCTGACCGTGATCATCCTCGTACTCGCCCTGGTCGGCCTGAAGTTCCAGACCCGCGCCGAGGACGCCGAGGAAGGACTCCGCGCATGA
- a CDS encoding carbohydrate ABC transporter permease → MTAVRRYPVLVALIIAALFMVLPFGIVAVNAVKSPAEYASNGPLSLPHGLYLDGLEDFWQRVDYGQKLVNSVLISGSVAIGAAVLSVLNAYAIGIGRIRGRTWVLAFFVLANMLPQEALVYPVYYLSKQAGLYDTRLSVIIVFTVVQAAFGTYLLSSVLGQFPREIIEAARIDGANKWQVLWRIVVPVSRPTIGVLLVFFFIWTWNEFLLPLVMLISNDNQTVSVALGVLQGQRLMDATMTNAAALLGVLPAIVFFLVFQRTLTRGIAVGAVK, encoded by the coding sequence ATGACCGCCGTACGCCGTTATCCCGTCCTCGTGGCCCTGATCATCGCGGCCCTGTTCATGGTGCTGCCGTTCGGCATCGTCGCGGTCAACGCGGTCAAGTCCCCCGCCGAGTACGCGTCGAACGGGCCCCTCAGCCTGCCCCACGGTCTCTACCTCGACGGACTCGAGGACTTCTGGCAGCGCGTCGACTACGGCCAGAAGCTGGTCAACTCGGTGCTGATCTCCGGCTCGGTGGCGATCGGCGCCGCCGTACTGTCCGTCCTGAACGCGTACGCGATCGGCATCGGCCGCATCAGGGGCCGCACCTGGGTCCTCGCCTTCTTCGTGCTGGCGAACATGCTGCCGCAGGAGGCGCTGGTCTACCCCGTCTACTACCTGAGCAAGCAGGCGGGCCTCTACGACACCCGGCTCAGCGTGATCATCGTGTTCACCGTCGTCCAGGCGGCCTTCGGCACGTATCTCCTGTCCTCCGTCCTCGGGCAGTTCCCGCGCGAGATCATCGAGGCCGCCCGGATCGACGGGGCGAACAAGTGGCAGGTGCTGTGGCGGATCGTGGTCCCCGTCAGCCGCCCCACCATCGGCGTCCTCCTGGTCTTCTTCTTCATCTGGACCTGGAACGAGTTCCTGCTGCCGCTGGTCATGCTGATCTCCAACGACAACCAGACGGTGTCGGTGGCGCTCGGCGTCCTCCAGGGCCAGCGCCTGATGGACGCGACCATGACCAACGCGGCGGCCCTCCTCGGCGTGCTCCCCGCGATCGTCTTCTTTCTCGTCTTCCAGCGGACGCTGACCCGCGGTATCGCCGTGGGCGCGGTCAAGTAA
- the yicI gene encoding alpha-xylosidase produces MKFTDGYWLLREGVTAAHPVEVLDVSASDGTLEIHAPTQPIRHRGDLLKGPVVTISAHAPMPDVIGVTFTHFQGEEPRGPRFEVHRSEFSPLVEHDDEHATLTAGALSVRVARTAPWHVDFLAHGRVLTSSGPKGMGIMRDAAGAHYLREQLNLGVGTQVYGLGERFGPLVKNGQVVDMWNADGGTATEQAYKNVPFYLTDAGYGVFVDHPGRVSFEVGSEAVSRVQFSAETQQLTYYVIHGPSPKEILRKYTRLTGRPALPPAWSFGLWLSTSFTTSYDEATVTSFIDGMRERELPLSVFHFDCFWMREFNWCDFEWDPRVFPDPAGMLTRLKDKGLHICVWINPYIAQRSPLFAEGKALGHLLRRPDGSVWQWDLWQPGMALVDFTSPAARDWYAAKLEALLDQGVDCFKTDFGERVPVDVAYADGADPERMHNYYTYLYNRTVFEVLRKHRGEGEAVVFARSATAGSQQFPVHWGGDCEATYASMAESLRGGLSLGMSGFGFWSHDIGGFEGTPPPALFKRWIAFGLLSSHSRLHGSSSYRVPWLFDEEAVDVLRLFTRLKLGLMPYLYEAARAAHAEGVPMMRAMVLEFPDDPACAHLERQYMLGPDLLVAPVFNDEGDVSYYVPDGTWTHLLTGRTVTGPRWVRERHGFLSVPLLVRPGAVIPVGAVDDRPDYAHADGVTLRAYRLERGARVTVPVGGVTFTVVREGDTLRASSSDPAAPWGLAAGGREARAETGTGFLSLELEPEPGPEGAPGSE; encoded by the coding sequence GTGAAGTTCACCGACGGCTACTGGCTGCTGCGCGAAGGCGTCACCGCGGCCCACCCGGTCGAGGTCCTCGACGTGAGCGCGTCCGACGGAACCCTGGAGATCCATGCGCCGACCCAGCCCATCCGCCACCGCGGCGACCTGCTGAAGGGACCGGTCGTGACGATCAGCGCGCACGCGCCGATGCCGGACGTCATCGGCGTGACGTTCACGCACTTCCAGGGCGAAGAACCGCGCGGTCCCCGCTTCGAAGTCCACCGCAGCGAGTTCTCCCCCCTCGTGGAACACGACGACGAGCACGCGACGCTCACCGCGGGCGCCCTGTCCGTCCGGGTCGCCCGCACCGCCCCCTGGCACGTCGACTTCCTCGCCCACGGCCGCGTCCTCACCAGCAGCGGCCCCAAGGGCATGGGCATCATGCGGGACGCGGCCGGCGCCCATTATCTGCGCGAGCAGCTGAACCTCGGGGTCGGCACCCAGGTCTACGGCCTCGGCGAGCGCTTCGGCCCGCTCGTCAAGAACGGCCAGGTCGTGGACATGTGGAACGCCGACGGCGGCACCGCCACCGAACAGGCGTACAAGAACGTGCCGTTCTATCTGACGGACGCGGGCTACGGAGTCTTCGTCGACCACCCGGGCCGGGTCTCCTTCGAGGTCGGCTCGGAGGCGGTGTCGAGGGTCCAGTTCAGCGCCGAGACACAGCAGTTGACGTACTACGTGATCCACGGGCCGAGTCCGAAGGAGATCCTGCGCAAGTACACGCGGCTCACCGGCCGCCCGGCCCTCCCGCCCGCCTGGTCCTTCGGGCTGTGGTTGTCGACGTCCTTCACCACCTCCTACGACGAGGCCACCGTCACCTCCTTCATCGACGGCATGCGGGAGCGCGAACTCCCCCTCTCCGTCTTCCACTTCGACTGCTTCTGGATGCGCGAGTTCAACTGGTGCGACTTCGAGTGGGACCCGCGCGTGTTCCCCGACCCGGCAGGCATGCTCACCCGGCTGAAGGACAAGGGCCTGCACATCTGCGTCTGGATCAACCCGTACATCGCGCAGCGCTCCCCGCTCTTCGCGGAGGGCAAGGCCCTGGGCCATCTGCTCAGGAGGCCCGACGGCAGCGTGTGGCAGTGGGACCTGTGGCAGCCGGGCATGGCGCTGGTCGACTTCACCAGCCCCGCCGCCCGCGACTGGTACGCGGCCAAACTGGAGGCACTGCTCGACCAGGGCGTGGACTGCTTCAAGACCGACTTCGGCGAGCGGGTCCCGGTCGACGTGGCGTACGCCGACGGCGCCGACCCGGAACGCATGCACAACTACTACACCTACCTCTACAACCGCACCGTCTTCGAGGTGCTGCGCAAGCACCGGGGCGAGGGTGAGGCCGTCGTCTTCGCCCGCTCGGCGACGGCCGGCAGCCAGCAGTTCCCGGTGCACTGGGGCGGCGACTGCGAGGCGACGTACGCGTCGATGGCCGAGTCACTGCGCGGCGGGCTGAGCCTCGGCATGTCGGGCTTCGGTTTCTGGAGCCACGACATCGGCGGCTTCGAGGGAACGCCGCCGCCGGCCCTCTTCAAACGGTGGATCGCCTTCGGGCTCCTCTCCTCCCACAGCCGGCTGCACGGCTCGTCCTCCTACCGGGTGCCGTGGCTGTTCGACGAGGAGGCCGTGGACGTGCTGCGGCTGTTCACCCGGCTGAAGCTCGGCCTCATGCCCTATCTGTACGAGGCCGCCCGTGCCGCGCACGCCGAGGGGGTGCCGATGATGCGGGCGATGGTGCTGGAGTTCCCGGACGACCCGGCCTGTGCGCATCTGGAACGGCAGTACATGCTCGGCCCCGACCTGCTGGTCGCGCCCGTCTTCAACGACGAGGGAGACGTCTCCTACTACGTGCCGGACGGCACCTGGACCCACCTCCTCACGGGACGGACGGTGACCGGTCCGCGCTGGGTGCGCGAACGCCACGGCTTCCTGAGCGTGCCGCTGCTGGTGCGGCCGGGCGCGGTGATCCCGGTGGGCGCGGTGGACGACCGGCCCGACTACGCCCACGCCGACGGGGTCACCCTGCGGGCGTACCGCCTGGAGCGCGGCGCCCGGGTGACGGTGCCGGTGGGCGGGGTGACGTTCACCGTCGTCCGTGAGGGCGACACCCTGCGGGCCTCGTCGAGCGATCCGGCGGCGCCGTGGGGGCTGGCGGCGGGCGGGCGCGAGGCGCGGGCGGAGACGGGGACGGGCTTCCTGTCCCTGGAGCTGGAACCCGAACCGGGGCCGGAGGGGGCTCCGGGGTCCGAGTGA
- a CDS encoding LacI family DNA-binding transcriptional regulator, which yields MVKITDVARHAGVSPSTVSYALSGKRPISEETRRRVEASIRELGYRPHAGARALASSRSNVLALVVPLRAGIHVPVVMQFAVSVVTAARRHDHDVLLLTQEEGEEGLRRVADTALVDALIVMDVQLHDPGLPLLRALDRPSVLIGFPSRPAGLTCIDLDFKAAGELCVERLAGLGHRVVALVGSPPEVYVRGTAFAQRVVEGFTAAADRCGLASSVHPCDASPAGARRVAEQLLREQPALTGVVVHNEPVLEPLIDAFEQLGLRVPADLSVTAICPDELAENVRVPVTSVTIPSTEVGARAVELLMRKLGGADVPEATLLAPRLTERASTAPRTLTS from the coding sequence ATGGTGAAGATCACCGATGTGGCGCGGCACGCCGGGGTCTCCCCCAGTACCGTCTCCTACGCCCTCAGCGGCAAGCGCCCCATTTCCGAGGAGACCCGGCGGCGCGTCGAGGCCAGCATCCGCGAACTCGGCTACCGCCCGCACGCCGGGGCGCGCGCCCTCGCGAGCAGCCGGTCCAACGTCCTGGCACTGGTGGTGCCGCTGAGGGCGGGCATCCACGTGCCGGTGGTGATGCAGTTCGCCGTGTCGGTGGTGACGGCGGCGCGGCGGCACGACCACGACGTCCTGCTGCTGACGCAGGAGGAGGGCGAGGAGGGGCTGCGACGGGTCGCGGACACCGCGCTGGTGGACGCCCTGATCGTGATGGACGTCCAGCTGCACGACCCCGGGCTGCCGCTGCTGCGCGCCCTGGACCGGCCCTCCGTCCTCATCGGGTTCCCTTCCCGGCCCGCCGGACTCACCTGCATCGACCTGGACTTCAAGGCAGCGGGTGAGCTGTGCGTCGAGCGGCTGGCGGGGCTCGGGCACCGGGTCGTGGCGCTCGTCGGGTCGCCCCCCGAGGTGTACGTGCGGGGGACGGCGTTCGCCCAGCGCGTGGTGGAGGGCTTCACCGCCGCCGCCGACCGGTGCGGGCTCGCGTCCTCCGTCCACCCCTGCGACGCCTCGCCCGCCGGCGCCCGCCGGGTCGCCGAACAGCTCCTGCGCGAACAGCCGGCGCTCACCGGCGTCGTCGTCCACAACGAACCGGTCCTGGAACCGCTGATCGACGCCTTCGAGCAGCTCGGTCTGCGCGTCCCCGCCGACCTCTCCGTCACCGCGATCTGCCCGGACGAACTCGCCGAGAACGTCCGCGTCCCCGTCACCTCCGTCACCATCCCGTCCACCGAGGTGGGCGCGCGGGCGGTGGAACTGCTGATGAGGAAGCTGGGCGGCGCCGACGTCCCGGAGGCCACGCTCCTCGCACCCCGGCTGACGGAACGCGCGAGCACCGCACCGCGCACGCTGACCTCTTGA
- a CDS encoding helix-turn-helix domain-containing protein → MVRVPLSPQERQRGERFGALLREARGERSMVDVAAAAGVSAETLRKIETGRAPTPAFFTVAALAHALHLSLDDLAAACAEDAEGGEQAMSA, encoded by the coding sequence ATGGTGAGAGTTCCCTTGAGCCCGCAAGAGCGGCAACGTGGAGAGCGGTTCGGGGCGCTGCTCCGCGAGGCCCGCGGCGAGCGCAGCATGGTCGACGTGGCGGCAGCGGCCGGGGTGTCCGCTGAAACCCTTCGCAAGATCGAGACGGGCCGGGCCCCGACCCCGGCCTTCTTCACCGTGGCGGCCCTGGCCCACGCCCTGCACCTGTCACTCGACGACCTGGCCGCCGCCTGCGCGGAGGACGCGGAAGGCGGCGAGCAGGCCATGTCGGCGTGA
- the map gene encoding type I methionyl aminopeptidase: MVEIKTDTALEAMREAGRVVAHALAAARAAAAVGVRLRELDEAARTVLTEAGARSPFLGYQPSFAPVPFPAVICASVNDAVAHGIPDDRRLRDGDLVSIDCGAELDGWTGDAAISFTVGTPRPADLELIAATQQALDAGIAAATVGHRIGDISHAVSTVARKAACGMPADFGGHGIGRQMHEDPHVPNHGRPGRGFPLRHGLTLAIEPMLMAGGRNEYHTDRDGWTLRTVDGSQAAHIEHTIAITEDGPRILTLP, encoded by the coding sequence ATGGTGGAGATCAAGACCGACACGGCACTGGAGGCGATGCGCGAAGCAGGACGCGTCGTGGCCCACGCACTCGCGGCCGCCCGCGCGGCGGCGGCCGTGGGAGTTCGCCTGCGCGAGCTCGACGAAGCCGCCCGCACCGTGCTCACCGAGGCCGGAGCACGTTCTCCGTTCCTGGGCTACCAGCCCTCCTTCGCCCCCGTCCCCTTCCCCGCCGTGATCTGCGCGTCCGTCAACGACGCCGTCGCGCACGGCATCCCCGACGACCGCCGCCTGCGCGACGGGGACCTGGTCAGCATCGACTGCGGAGCCGAACTCGACGGCTGGACCGGCGACGCCGCGATCAGCTTCACCGTCGGCACCCCGCGCCCCGCCGACCTCGAACTCATCGCGGCCACCCAGCAGGCCCTGGACGCCGGCATCGCCGCCGCCACCGTCGGCCATCGCATCGGGGACATCTCCCATGCCGTCAGCACGGTCGCCCGCAAGGCCGCCTGCGGCATGCCGGCCGACTTCGGCGGCCACGGCATCGGCCGTCAGATGCACGAAGACCCCCACGTCCCCAACCACGGACGGCCCGGCCGCGGCTTCCCCCTGCGCCACGGCCTCACCCTCGCCATCGAACCCATGCTCATGGCCGGAGGACGCAACGAGTACCACACCGACCGCGACGGATGGACCCTGCGCACGGTCGACGGCAGCCAAGCCGCCCACATCGAACACACCATCGCCATCACCGAGGACGGTCCCCGTATCCTCACCCTCCCCTGA
- the smpB gene encoding SsrA-binding protein SmpB — MSKGMYVPKESQPKQGGGAAKAKDGKRKIVAQNKKARHDYAIIDTYEAGLVLTGTEVKSLRQGRASLTDGFVQIDGNEAWLHNAHIPEYSQGTWTNHTVRRKRKLLLHREEIDKLASKSEETGHTIVPLALYFKDGRAKAEIALARGKKEYDKRQTLREKQDRRESDRAIAAAKRKQRGE, encoded by the coding sequence ATGAGCAAGGGAATGTACGTACCGAAGGAGTCCCAGCCCAAGCAGGGCGGAGGGGCCGCGAAGGCCAAGGACGGCAAGCGCAAGATCGTCGCGCAGAACAAGAAGGCACGCCACGACTACGCGATCATCGACACCTATGAGGCCGGCCTCGTGCTCACCGGCACCGAGGTGAAGTCGCTGCGCCAGGGACGCGCCTCGCTGACCGACGGCTTCGTCCAGATCGACGGGAACGAGGCGTGGCTGCACAACGCCCACATTCCCGAGTACAGCCAGGGCACGTGGACCAACCACACGGTGCGCCGCAAGCGCAAGCTGCTCCTGCACCGCGAGGAGATCGACAAGCTGGCGTCGAAGTCGGAGGAGACGGGTCACACGATCGTGCCCCTCGCCCTGTACTTCAAGGACGGCCGGGCCAAGGCCGAGATCGCGCTCGCCCGCGGTAAGAAGGAGTACGACAAGCGGCAGACCCTGCGCGAGAAGCAGGACCGCCGGGAGTCGGACCGCGCGATCGCGGCGGCGAAGCGGAAGCAGCGGGGCGAGTAG
- a CDS encoding S41 family peptidase — MSGRDLFCQPRRVGRGAALTLVFASVLVAGAATGSFGDPDRKSPLPSPRSTPAAHHKDIAAAAAEAMADGKSPMEAAERAVSRSGDRWGAVYSQGDYEEFEEALDGQYTGVGLWARRERDGRIEVTRVQTASPAAAAGIRVGDRLRSVDGEDVDGRPVTEVVSLLRGDADDAAAGTKVRLRLERGARAWSETLRRARLSTDSVTVHKLPGGATVIKVAAFTKGAGDAVRTAVEQAPRRAGIVLDLRGNSGGLVTEAVTTASAFLDGGLVATYDVNGEQRALHAAPGGDTTRPLVALVDGGTMSAAELLTGALQDRGRAVVVGTRTFGKGSVQMPSALPGGSVAELTVGHYRTPSGHGVDGRGITPDLEADAGAVERAETVLSGLGDPS; from the coding sequence ATGTCAGGTCGTGACCTGTTCTGCCAGCCCCGCCGCGTCGGCCGCGGGGCTGCCCTGACATTGGTTTTTGCGAGCGTTCTCGTCGCCGGCGCGGCGACCGGTTCGTTCGGCGACCCCGACCGGAAATCCCCGCTCCCGTCGCCGCGTTCGACGCCGGCCGCCCACCACAAGGACATCGCGGCGGCGGCGGCCGAGGCGATGGCCGACGGCAAGTCCCCCATGGAGGCGGCCGAGCGCGCGGTCAGCCGCAGCGGCGACCGCTGGGGCGCGGTCTACTCCCAGGGCGACTACGAGGAGTTCGAGGAAGCCCTCGACGGCCAGTACACCGGCGTCGGGCTGTGGGCCCGGCGCGAGCGTGACGGCCGGATCGAGGTGACCCGGGTGCAGACCGCGTCGCCCGCGGCGGCCGCCGGTATCCGCGTGGGCGACCGGCTGCGCAGCGTCGACGGCGAGGACGTCGACGGCAGGCCCGTCACCGAGGTGGTCTCGTTACTGCGCGGGGACGCGGACGACGCGGCGGCCGGTACGAAGGTCCGCCTCCGTCTGGAGCGTGGCGCGCGCGCGTGGAGCGAGACCCTGCGCCGGGCCAGGCTGTCCACGGACTCCGTGACCGTGCACAAGCTCCCCGGCGGCGCCACCGTGATCAAGGTCGCGGCCTTCACCAAGGGCGCGGGCGACGCCGTACGGACCGCCGTCGAGCAGGCCCCCCGGCGCGCCGGGATCGTCCTCGACCTGCGCGGCAACTCCGGCGGACTGGTCACCGAGGCCGTCACGACGGCGTCCGCCTTCCTCGACGGCGGCCTCGTCGCCACGTACGACGTCAACGGCGAACAGCGCGCCCTGCACGCCGCGCCCGGCGGCGACACCACCAGACCCCTGGTCGCACTCGTCGACGGTGGCACGATGAGCGCCGCCGAACTGCTCACCGGCGCCCTTCAGGACCGTGGCCGCGCGGTCGTGGTGGGCACCAGGACCTTCGGCAAGGGCTCGGTCCAGATGCCGAGCGCCCTCCCCGGCGGTTCCGTCGCCGAGCTGACCGTCGGGCACTACCGCACCCCCTCCGGCCATGGAGTCGACGGGCGGGGCATCACCCCCGACCTCGAGGCCGACGCGGGTGCCGTGGAGCGCGCCGAGACCGTGCTCAGCGGCCTCGGCGACCCTTCGTAG
- the ftsX gene encoding permease-like cell division protein FtsX: MRAQFVLSEIGVGLRRNLTMTFAVVVSVALSLALFGGSLLMSDQVSTMKGYWYDKVNVSVFLCNKSDAESDPHCAKGAVTAEQKKQIESDLGKMTVVQKVTYESADEAYKHYKEQFGDSPLASSLTPDQMQESYRIKLKDPEKYQVIATAFDGRDGVQSVQDQKGILDNLFGLLNGMNWAARAVMAMMLVVALMLIVNTVRVSAFSRRRETGIMRLVGASGFYIQAPFIMEAAVAGLIGGGVACGFLVIARYFIIDHGLALSEKLNLINFIGWDAVLTKLPLILATSLLMPALAAFFALRKYLKV; encoded by the coding sequence ATGCGCGCCCAGTTCGTTCTGTCGGAGATCGGTGTCGGTCTCCGTCGCAATCTGACGATGACCTTCGCGGTCGTCGTCTCGGTCGCCCTCTCCCTCGCCCTGTTCGGCGGTTCGCTCCTGATGAGCGACCAGGTGAGCACCATGAAGGGCTACTGGTACGACAAGGTCAACGTCTCCGTGTTCCTCTGCAACAAGAGCGACGCGGAGTCCGACCCCCACTGTGCCAAGGGGGCCGTGACCGCCGAGCAGAAGAAGCAGATCGAGAGCGACCTCGGCAAGATGACCGTCGTCCAGAAAGTGACGTACGAGTCCGCGGACGAGGCCTACAAGCACTACAAGGAGCAGTTCGGCGACTCCCCGCTGGCCAGCTCCCTGACGCCGGACCAGATGCAGGAGTCGTACCGCATCAAGCTGAAGGACCCGGAGAAGTACCAGGTCATCGCGACCGCCTTCGACGGGCGCGACGGCGTGCAGTCCGTGCAGGACCAGAAGGGCATCCTGGACAACCTCTTCGGGCTGCTCAACGGCATGAACTGGGCCGCGCGCGCGGTGATGGCGATGATGCTCGTCGTCGCCCTGATGCTGATCGTCAACACGGTGCGCGTCTCGGCGTTCAGCCGGCGAAGGGAGACCGGGATCATGCGCCTGGTCGGCGCCTCCGGGTTCTACATCCAGGCGCCGTTCATCATGGAGGCCGCGGTCGCCGGGCTCATCGGCGGTGGGGTCGCCTGCGGATTCCTGGTGATCGCGCGGTACTTCATCATCGATCACGGTCTGGCCCTGTCCGAGAAGCTGAACCTGATCAACTTCATCGGCTGGGACGCCGTGCTCACCAAGCTGCCGCTCATCCTCGCGACGAGTCTGCTGATGCCCGCACTTGCCGCGTTCTTCGCGTTGCGCAAGTACCTGAAGGTGTGA
- the ftsE gene encoding cell division ATP-binding protein FtsE, whose translation MIRFDNVSKVYPKQTHPALRDVSLEVERGEFVFLVGSSGSGKSTFLRLILREERCSHGQVHVLGKDLARISNWKVPQMRRQLGTVFQDFRLLPNKTVAENVAFAQEVIGKSRGEIRKSVPQVLDLVGLGGKEDRRPGELSGGEQQRVAIARAFVNRPKLLIADEPTGNLDPQTSVGIMKLLDRINRTGTTVVMATHDQNIVDQMRKRVIELEKGRLVRDQARGVYGYQH comes from the coding sequence GTGATCCGATTCGACAATGTCTCCAAGGTCTACCCCAAGCAGACCCACCCCGCTCTCAGGGACGTCTCCCTGGAGGTCGAGCGTGGTGAGTTCGTGTTCCTCGTGGGCTCCTCCGGCTCCGGGAAGTCCACCTTCCTGCGGCTGATCCTCCGCGAGGAGCGGTGCAGCCACGGTCAGGTGCACGTCCTGGGCAAGGACCTCGCGCGCATCTCCAACTGGAAGGTGCCGCAGATGCGGCGCCAGCTGGGGACCGTCTTCCAGGACTTCCGGCTGCTGCCGAACAAGACGGTCGCCGAGAACGTGGCCTTCGCCCAGGAGGTCATCGGCAAGTCCCGCGGCGAGATCCGCAAGTCCGTGCCCCAGGTGCTCGACCTCGTCGGGCTCGGCGGCAAGGAGGACCGCAGGCCCGGTGAACTGTCCGGTGGTGAGCAGCAGCGTGTGGCCATCGCGAGAGCCTTCGTGAACCGGCCCAAGCTCCTCATCGCGGACGAGCCGACCGGCAACCTCGACCCGCAGACCTCCGTCGGCATCATGAAGCTGCTCGACCGCATCAACCGGACGGGCACGACTGTGGTGATGGCGACGCACGACCAGAACATCGTGGACCAGATGCGCAAGCGCGTCATCGAGCTGGAGAAGGGTCGTCTCGTCCGCGACCAGGCGCGCGGCGTCTACGGCTACCAGCACTGA